A genomic window from Equus caballus isolate H_3958 breed thoroughbred chromosome 5, TB-T2T, whole genome shotgun sequence includes:
- the PRDX6 gene encoding peroxiredoxin-6, translated as MPGGLLLGDEAPNFEANTTVGRIRFHDYLGDSWGILFSHPRDFTPVCTTELGRAAKLAPEFAKRNVKMIALSIDSVEDHLAWSKDINAYNGDEPKETLPFPIIDDKNRDLAILLGMLDPAEKDEKGMPVTARVVFIFGPDKKLKLSILYPATTGRNFDEILRVVISLQLTAEKRVATPVDWKDGDSVMVLPTIPEEEAKKLFPKGVFTKELPSGKKYLRYTPQP; from the exons ATGCCCGGAGGTCTGCTTCTCGGGGACGAGGCTCCCAACTTCGAGGCCAATACTACTGTCGGCCGCATCCGTTTCCACGACTACCTGGGAGACTC ATGGGGCATTCTCTTCTCCCACCCTCGGGACTTTACCCCGGTGTGCACCACGGAGCTTGGCAGAGCTGCAAAGCTGGCACCAGAATTTGCCAAGAGGAACGTTAAGATGATTGCTCTCTCAATAGACAGTGTTGAAGACCATCTTGCCTGGAGCAAG GATATCAATGCTTACAATGGTGATGAACCCAAAGAAACATTACCTTTTCCCATCATTGATGATAAGAATCGAGACCTTGCCATCCTGTTGGGCATGCTGGACCCAGCAGAGAAGGACGAAAAGGGCATGCCTGTGACAGCTCGTGTG GTGTTTATTTTTGGTCCTGATAAAAAACTGAAGCTGTCTATCCTCTACCCAGCTACCACTGGCAGGAACTTTGATGAGATTCTCAGAGTAGTTATCTCTCTCCAGCTGACAGCAGAGAAGAGGGTTGCCACCCCCGTTGATTGGAAG GATGGAGATAGCGTGATGGTCCTTCCAACCATCCCTGAAGAGGAAGCCAAAAAACTTTTCCCTAAAGGAGTCTTCACCAAAGAGCTCCCATCTGGCAAAAAATACCTCCGCTACACCCCACAGCCATAG